A window of Planctomycetota bacterium contains these coding sequences:
- the rplX gene encoding 50S ribosomal protein L24: protein MPAHVKKGDTVMITSGDLKGQIGEILRVMPDKQQVVVKGLNLVTKNLRPTQANPKGGVITKEAPLHMSKVSPVVDGRAVRVGFRTEKDGSKVRVARHAGKDIKVLSTLRGPRG, encoded by the coding sequence ATGCCAGCGCACGTGAAGAAGGGCGACACCGTGATGATCACCTCCGGCGACCTCAAGGGTCAGATCGGGGAGATCCTGCGCGTGATGCCCGACAAGCAGCAGGTGGTGGTGAAGGGGCTGAACCTGGTGACCAAGAACCTGCGCCCGACGCAGGCGAACCCCAAGGGCGGGGTGATCACCAAGGAGGCGCCGCTGCACATGAGCAAGGTCTCGCCGGTGGTGGACGGGCGGGCGGTGCGGGTGGGCTTCCGCACCGAGAAGGACGGGAGCAAGGTGCGCGTGGCGCGTCACGCCGGCAAGGACATCAAGGTGTTGTCCACGCTGCGGGGGCCCCGGGGCTGA
- the rplE gene encoding 50S ribosomal protein L5, producing the protein MAKETDKQAQGGEGKKGPPPGKGPQGKGAPGRAAGGKKPGPAKHEAHDAPEDTGPRVPARLKVAFEEKVRPAFAEKFAETNRMAQPRLEKIVLNVNMGRHLEGTKIPPHIRAQVIDTLTRVTGQKPVVVKARKSVSNFKLRAGFEASAMVTIRRDRMWHFLDRLINLATPRIKDFRGLNDKAFDRQGNYSMGLTEQGVFPEINMAEAQFTHGMHINMCFRNSTPERSRFVLEQLGMPFRKPEQR; encoded by the coding sequence ATGGCGAAAGAGACCGACAAGCAGGCACAGGGCGGCGAGGGCAAGAAGGGGCCCCCTCCGGGGAAGGGCCCGCAGGGCAAGGGGGCGCCCGGGCGCGCCGCGGGCGGGAAGAAGCCCGGCCCCGCGAAGCACGAGGCGCACGACGCGCCCGAGGACACCGGCCCGCGCGTGCCCGCACGCCTGAAGGTGGCCTTCGAGGAGAAGGTCCGCCCGGCGTTCGCCGAGAAGTTCGCCGAGACGAACCGGATGGCCCAGCCCCGCCTCGAGAAGATCGTGCTGAACGTGAACATGGGGCGCCACCTGGAAGGGACGAAGATCCCCCCGCACATCCGGGCGCAGGTGATCGACACGCTGACGCGGGTGACGGGGCAGAAGCCGGTGGTGGTGAAGGCGCGCAAGAGCGTGTCGAACTTCAAGCTCCGCGCGGGGTTCGAGGCGTCGGCGATGGTGACGATCCGGCGCGACCGGATGTGGCACTTCCTGGACCGGCTGATCAACCTGGCGACGCCCCGCATCAAGGACTTCCGGGGGCTGAACGACAAGGCGTTCGACCGGCAGGGCAACTACTCGATGGGTCTGACGGAGCAGGGGGTGTTCCCCGAGATCAACATGGCCGAGGCGCAGTTCACGCACGGGATGCACATCAACATGTGCTTCCGGAACAGCACCCCGGAGCGGTCGCGCTTCGTGCTGGAGCAGTTGGGCATGCCGTTCCGCAAGCCGGAGCAGCGGTAA
- a CDS encoding type Z 30S ribosomal protein S14: MATKAQVAKSNRKPKFSTRVVRRCELTGRARGVYRKFRISRIMLRKLALEGKIPGMRKASW, encoded by the coding sequence ATGGCGACCAAGGCGCAAGTAGCCAAGTCGAATCGCAAGCCGAAGTTCAGCACACGCGTGGTGCGTCGGTGCGAGCTGACGGGGCGGGCGCGGGGCGTGTACCGCAAGTTCCGCATCAGCCGCATCATGCTGCGGAAGTTGGCGCTCGAGGGCAAGATTCCGGGGATGCGCAAGGCGAGCTGGTGA
- the rpsH gene encoding 30S ribosomal protein S8: MAIGDPIADMLTRIRNAVRNRAKTVNCVNSKVCRGIAGVLRDEGFVESFDVVEDGRQGLIRIRLRYGPGGEAVLHRLTRVSKTGRRVYRGVEEIPRPLQGLGIAVVSTSKGVISDRQAREQRVGGELLCEVE; encoded by the coding sequence ATGGCTATCGGTGATCCAATCGCGGACATGCTGACGCGGATCCGCAACGCCGTGCGGAACCGGGCGAAGACGGTGAACTGCGTGAACTCGAAGGTGTGCCGCGGCATCGCCGGGGTGCTTCGCGACGAGGGGTTCGTCGAGTCGTTCGACGTGGTGGAGGACGGGCGGCAGGGCCTGATCCGCATCCGCCTGCGCTACGGGCCCGGGGGCGAGGCGGTGCTGCACCGCCTGACGCGGGTGAGCAAGACGGGGCGTCGGGTGTACCGGGGCGTGGAGGAGATCCCGCGTCCGCTGCAGGGGCTGGGCATCGCGGTGGTGTCCACGAGCAAGGGCGTGATCAGCGATCGCCAGGCGCGCGAGCAGCGTGTCGGGGGCGAACTGCTGTGCGAGGTCGAGTAA